A single genomic interval of Coccidioides posadasii str. Silveira chromosome 1, complete sequence harbors:
- a CDS encoding uncharacterized protein (EggNog:ENOG410PK0C~COG:S~BUSCO:307at33183): MSLQTTYLVNGEWATRRVDIGEILARNREINIPGENRTSRVPATGLLSRTLVHGPAIQWVLPARIRHQNRNDVVFVGDNFIQIKELVLSGHLEEVMTKADFDAKIVGATVINTRPEVGLGDEIGVERRAAAPGAPLDVGNLAPQILVLILASKEMIFLYAKELSQGRHEFVHARRPLPADVSSLEEYGKNITVDPRSRAMAVSAAQKFFGIFSLKAPQVMQREMACGPVNPIQEERFFRTDGDILKMEFLYPKSSDPDKAILLLLVSRNSGVHLMLYYWNTTQNLHSITPRITGLRRLPVEWGAPPILVPLIQSTSFLFVTPTKVHIFSDVVEKNIPAKGYSLPPSDDSIFEWSDLIWTQWTRPMRHGVRNKEFDDIYLCREDGKILYLEIKDGSVKRNSVIGVLDCNLDTGFAILDGGFEAGDLFVATGSMSSGGLFIAEPRKPLRCIQRIPNWAPTLDSIIVKGPVQRNPPVSQTEFRTAGPSYDRIFTCSGAGSRPGAIAELRYGLEARIGLVVDQEDSSIIIDLWAIPNEFTGGTFCLISNPMSSSLISIPIEATEDLYALDEESSGLNLSSPTLAVSRTANQMVIQVTDVSINLTVLEDEALRVSIEMEKPSNRIIAATINGRLSLLATVIRSDDGLQVIVRTPEINSSGLQCNMFAQPLVTTYEPVCLLIEEINSHFYLFIGTSDGRLVVVEIDYAKGLVPVTEQKIFGMGDQDSTVCEYLQMISTVKRGVQKFTLFCGLRGGILVPFDIERDANNAFAGATQKTPYKLGDTFVRIRGYESDGSMAIVTCGHGLWRLSFKEDDDCTEHRLDKILITDQNNPSRIQCAIDAFCCIDPQPNSPPGGLGGSLLCFAENQLFACTLEKLPKPIPREIHVPGSPRRIIYSKYLQRLVVAYNSTSYERDGEYTRCYSRPRLCFVDPDSQSSEPSFLELNDDNNRSPDGTKDAKMPTGASGEKITALFDWNFSSGEHAYHMIVVGTSQPRSTYAGRLIYISARTNPQKPGQIVPIIKNMLNYDQPVRAIASYESTSLIIGVGDGILVQSLNPATKRWRKSGTYKLESTPLSITVKEPYIYVLTARHSVCILKLVDGHFELYGQDGADREGLDHVNLQSDSKIILTSNRGGSIVGFSELGLVPDEKLLKPLFVAHVPHSLIRLGPSHRPYEPGSPETIYGTALGGTIYRFTTLKEHEWRLLRFIQNICLANAVICPYRTRRRIVIEDLAPAMLKPESMHVDGDILSRIVDHGMRFLEDVMRKNTTASFYTNRSATDSSGRMERFIEFATPVVGDVENPFAAVVSWMEDLLRLEL; encoded by the exons ATGTCCCTCCAAACAACCTACCTTGTGAATGGCGAATGGGCCACTAGACGGGTCGATATCGGTGAAATACTTGCCAGAAACCGTGAAATAAATATTCCTGGAGAAAATCGAACTTCAAGGGTGCCAGCTACAGGTTTACTTTCGAGAACACTCGTCCATGGTCCAGCAATCCAGTGGGTATTACCGGCTCGTATCCGCCATCAAAACAGAAACGATGTTGTGTTTGTGGGAGACAATTTCATTCAGATCAAGGAACTCGTGCTAAGTGGACATTTGGAGGAAGTTATGACAAAAGCAGATTTTGATGCCAAGATCGTTGGCGCAACGGTTATAAACACGCGTCCTGAAGTAGGATTGGGGGATGAAATTGGAGTCGAAAGAAGGGCGGCTGCTCCCGGTGCTCCGCTGGATGTTGGGAATCTTGCTCCTCAGATTCTCGTTCTGATTCTGGCCTCAAAGGAAATGATATTTCTTTACGCAAAAGAGTTATCCCAAGGGCGCCATGAATTTGTGCATGCGCGAAGGCCTTTGCCAGCGGATGTGAGTTCCCTAGAAGAATATGGGAAGAACATAACAGTCGATCCTCG GTCCCGCGCAATGGCAGTTTCGGCGGCCCAAAAGTTTTTCGGCATATTCTCGCTTAAAGCCCCTCAAGTAATGCAGCGCGAGATGGCGTGTGGGCCGGTAAATCCAATTCAGGAA GAACGTTTTTTCCGCACCGACGGCGATATTCTAAAAATGGAATTTCTATACCCCAAATCTAGCGATCCCGACAAAGCAATTCTGCTTCTACTTGTGTCGCGGAATTCAGGAGTCCATTTGATGCTCTACTACTGGAACAccacacaaaatttgcaCTCTATAACCCCCAGAATCACGGGATTGAGAAGGCTACCTGTGGAGTGGGGAGCTCCTCCGATTCTAGTTCCCTTAATCCAGTCTACGTCTTTTTTGTTCGTCACTCCTACCAAAGTTCATATTTTTTCCGATGTCGTGGAAAAGAATATTCCTGCCAAAGGATATTCGTTGCCCCCAAGCGACGACTCCATATTCGAGTGGAGCGACCTTATCTGGACACAATGGACTCGGCCTATGAGACATGGCGTCCGCAATAAAGAATTTGATGACATCTATCTCTGTCGGGAGGATGGAAAAATCCTATACCtagaaataaaagatggcTCAGTGAAGCGCAATTCGGTCATCGGGGTCCTTGATTGTAATCTTGACACTGGATTTGCTATCTTGGACGGCGGGTTTGAGGCGGGAGATTTATTCGTTGCAACTGGTAGCATGAGCAGCGGCGGTTTGTTTATCGCAGAGCCAAGAAAGCCACTGAGGTGCATACAGCGCATCCCGAATTGGGCACCGACTTTGGATTCTATAATCGTAAAGGGGCCGGTGCAGCGCAATCCTCCCGTTTCCCAGACTGAATTTCGGACGGCCGGGCCATCCTACGATAGGATATTCACCTGTTCCGGCGCGGGCAGTCGCCCGGGAGCCATCGCTGAATTAAGATATGGACTGGAAGCGCGAATTGGATTGGTGGTTGACCAGGAAGATTCCTCTATCATTATCGATCTTTGGGCTATACCCAATGAGTTTACGGGAGGCACGTTTTGCTTAATATCAAACCCAATGTCATCGTCCTTAATATCTATTCCTATTGAGGCGACGGAAGACCTCTACGCATTGGATGAGGAAAGCTCGGGCTTGAACCTCAGCTCCCCAACACTAGCAGTGTCTAGGACCGCCAACCAAATGGTTATTCAGGTTACAGATGTGTCCATCAATTTGACAGTATTGGAAGATGAGGCTCTCCGCGTTTCCATAGAAATGGAAAAGCCTTCAAACCGAATAATTGCGGCTACTATTAACGGCCGGCTATCTCTCCTTGCTACGGTAATCCGTTCTGATGATGGCCTTCAAGTCATTGTGCGGACTCCAGAAATCAATTCTAGTGGCCTCCAGTGTAATATGTTCGCCCAGCCTTTGGTGACAACTTACGAACCTGTTTGCTTGCTAATTGAGGAGATCAACTCCCACTTTTACCTTTTTATTGGCACCAGCGATGGCAGACTCGTAGTCGTCGAAATAGATTATGCAAAAGGCTTGGTTCCTGTTACTGAGCAGAAGATCTTCGGCATGGGAGATCAAGACTCGACCGTGTGTGAGTATTTACAGATGATTTCTACAGTCAAGCGTGGGGTTCAAAAGTTCACGTTATTCTGTGGTCTTCGAGGTGGTATTTTGGTACCATTTGATATAGAACGAGACGCAAATAATGCATTTGCAG GGGCAACCCAGAAAACGCCATATAAACTGGGAGACACCTTTGTTCGAATTCGAGGCTATGAATCCGACGGATCGATGGCGATTGTAACCTGTGGACACGGTCTTTGGCGGTTGTCATTCAAAGAGGATGATGACTGTACGGAGCATAGATTAGACAAGATTTTAATCACAGATCAAAATAAT CCCTCCCGCATACAGTGTGCTATCGATGCGTTTTGCTGCATCGACCCACAACCTAATTCGCCCCCAGGAGGCCTTGGAGGATCACTCCTATGTTTCGCTGAGAATCAATTATTTGCCTGCACTCTGGAGAAGCTGCCAAAACCTATTCCTCGAGAGATCCATGTTCCGGGCAGCCCTAGACGGATAATTTATTCCAAATACTTACAGAGGCTAGTCGTCGCGTACAACTCCACCAGTTATGAAAGAGATGGTGAATATACAAGGTGCTATAGCCGTCCAAGGCTCTGCTTCGTTGATCCGGACAGCCAATCATCTGAACCGTCTTTTTTGGAGCTGAATGATGACAATAACCGTTCTCCCGACGGCACCAAGGACGCTAAAATGCCTACAGGAGCATCTGGAGAGAAAATCACAGCTCTATTTGATTGGAATTTCTCAAGTGGCGAACATGCCTACCACATGATTGTTGTTGGAACTTCACAGCCGCGCAGTACCTATGCAGGGCGACTaatatatatctctgctCGTACCAATCCTCAGAAACCGGGGCAGATTGTTCCAATTATCAAAAACATGCTGAATTACGACCAACCCGTCAGAGCAATAGCCTCTTACGAGTCAACTAGTTTGATAATTGGGGTTGGCGATGGGATCTTGGTCCAGTCCCTCAACCCTGCAACTAAAAGATGGCGGAAATCTGGCACTTACAAATTGGAGTCAACTCCTCTTTCCATTACTGTCAAGGAGCCATATATTTACGTTTTAACGGCGCGACACTCAGTCTGCATTTTAAAGCTGGTGGATGGACATTTCGAGCTGTACGGTCAGGATGGCGCCGACAGAGAGGGCCTCGACCACGTGAATCTGCAAAGCGATTCAAAAATTATTCTGACCTCGAACAGAGGTGGATCGATAGTCGGGTTCTCCGAGTTGGGACTGGTGCCGGATGAAAAGTTGCTAAAACCGCTTTTCGTCGCCCACGTCCCCCATTCTCTGATACGACTCGGCCCAAGCCATAGACCATATGAGCCGGGATCGCCTGAAACCATATACGGTACAGCTCTTGGAGGCACCATATACAGATTCACGACTTTGAAGGAGCACGAATGGCGTCTTCTTCGGTTTATCCAAAATATCTGCCTTGCCAACGCGGTCATTTGTCCGTATCGGACACGGCGCAGGATTGTCATTGAGGATCTAGCCCCGGCTATGCTAAAACCCGAGTCTATGCATGTCGATGGTGATATTCTCAGCCGGATCGTAGATCATGGAATGCGGTTCTTGGAAGATGTGATGAGGAAGAATACCACGGCCTCGTTTTATACAAACAGATCTGCGACTGACAGCAGCGGGAGGATGGAGAGATTTATAGAGTTTGCTACGCCTGTGGTTGGAGATGTGGAAAATCCATTTGCAGCGGTTGTATCTTGGATGGAAGACTTGCTTCGTCTTGAGCTTTGA